The Bombus vancouverensis nearcticus chromosome 3, iyBomVanc1_principal, whole genome shotgun sequence genomic sequence CGAACAGCAAAAGCACTCGATCACCAATCGTTCGATCAATTGACCACAGCTTATATTCTTCTACGGTACATCTTCTTCTTTCTGATCAAGAATTTGTCTATCTTATCGACAGAACAATGACAGAATACCAGATCTTGTTTTTCAATGAATGTATTTCATCAGAACGTTTTCACTACGTTCAAATCTATACACGTAGATAATACTCATTAGCATAGTAATTACCAAACAATATGCataaaaaatttataagaattgatataattaaacaaaattaaaaatatcagttaaaatatatttatttattcacttTATTTATAATCCAATCATATATGGTTCTTTGGACAAATTGATCTATTAAGGAGCGTAATAAGTTTTGCGTCTATCATGGAGTTTCAGATAAAAAGATTAGATATATAATTGTGTACTctgtatttgaataaaattatatctttcgtATATAAGTATTGctactaattatttttattcgtaaAATAAGCGACGATTATTATTAACCATTGCTGAACCATTATTTAAGTTCAAAGAATTTCAACCAATGGGATACACGCAAATTTACGTGGCTACTATGGTAACCCTGACTTCCAACTTCTCTTTTTTGGTCAGCTAGTCGAGCGTGTACGTTGCTGtgataaacaaaattataaatcgCAGGTAATCTTAGTTTTCCAAATTCATCCAATGTAAATTAATTATGAATTAGTTTCtagatttaataattaattgatctataataatattttgcatttattataATACTCAAAAAAGTATGAGGTGGTTAGTGAGATGGTATTGCCTGTTTCATTGTTATTGTTTTGTTTCTTATAAAATTTAAGTTGTATTCTTTAaaattgattattattttattcaagctaattatatcgtattactaacgcttataaaaatattaagttacACATTTTGAATTTCATCCATTTTCTTTATAGGTTATGTTTTATTGACATTTTGAAATACAATTTGTGTATTTCCTAGAAGTACATATAGTTTTTAAATACTTACTAAATAACTTAAAATTACGTTTTGTTTTCAGCCATGGTGCGTATGAACGTTCTTAGCGATGCTCTCAAATCCATTAACAATGCTGAAAAACGTGGAAAAAGGCAGGTGCTATTAAGGCCCTGTTCAAAAGTAATCATTAAATTTCTGACTGTAATGATGAGGAAAGGTAAGGCTACACGAACATTTTCTTATTTATGAAATAGTAAAAGAATTGTTTTATTTCTTAACTTTAATTTCTGACTTTAAGTTCATGTACATATGTAATACATACATGATCTTTTTACCAAATTACTTTTGATGTTTAAGGATATATTGGAGAATTTGAAATTGTTGACGATCACCGTAGTGGCAAAGTTGTAGTAAATCTTAGTGGAAGACTAAATAAGTGTGGTGTAATTTCACCAAGATTTGATGTCCCAATTAATGATATTGAGAAATGGACCAATAACCTGTTGCCATCTCGACAGTTTGGgtatgtgtttatatatattgaaatttatagTGTTATATTTCATAGAGAAACTTATGGTTTTGCAATGAATAGTTTTGTATTTTCATGgtgtaattgtaatttataaatattttagatatGTTGTGTTGACCACGAGTGGAGGAATTATGGATCATGAAGAAGCTAGAAGAAAGCATCTTGGAGGAAAAATACTTGGGTTTTTCTTTTAATgtttatttaattcaataaaaatttcttaatatcgaaaatattggttttctatatttattaaaataaagtaaCTATCTTTGTATCTAATTCTTATTTCCTTATCTTTTTCGAATAATTTACAAgcttgtttatttttaaaatttttacaataAAAGAAATCTAATATATCTGTACTATTTATAGTAGTATCTATACTTTAATATGGtgatatatgaaatattaatgaaaatgttaaagaaatataatagtaaaaaatttaattatcagagtaacaattattattttaacataTTCTGTACAAATTTgaaatgtatatatttcaagGTACAATAACTTACAGAAACTAtggtataatataaaaaataatacttcTACATTGTTTATAATAACGAGTAATATTAACGAGTTccaaataaaagtattttttatttcaaaataaattcctATATGCATGTGATAATTTATAGCAAATACCAACCAACGCATTTAACATCCAGAAAACTTCTGATTGGCCGCCGTATCTTTTTGTTGATTGGTTGAACAGCATTAGGGCAGTTCGAGCATGCGCGTGGTTGCGATTTCAACTTTACGCCTTCTGTGAACGCAGCCGATGACGGCCAGTCAACAAAACTTTGTAATTCGAACGAAACTCACGGACGGTTCGCATCATGCGTCGCGTCGTGCAAGTTTTTACATTTCGTTAGGGTTTCGTAAATAAAAGTTTTTCGATTGTGtttttaatttgaataaaaaaaacGTATTAGAgcatttttaacaaatttaacgGTGTTGCCAGGTGTTACCAGGTGAGTGTGACCGTTTTGTGCCGCGTTACCTGGGATTTACCTGAAGAGACAACCGTACGGAAGAATGCATGAAAGTTCACTTCTCACGTACATTGCAATCGCTAGAAATAATAAGTTTTGATAAGAAATATGAAATCAAGTGCGTTGACATTTGGATTTTAATATTTCGAGTATATGTACAAGTTTACCTGTTCTATGATCGGTGTATCGTGCAATTCTcgtaaaaattcataattttttttCCCCGTTGCTGCAACAATTCTCGTGTGATCTCATCCGTTAATTCATACATCTTCCGACGATAAGATTATAAAGCTTTGTTTACATTTTTATGAGACTGACCGCATTTCACGTGTATAATTTCGAAAAATGATGCGGAATGTGAAAATGAACCGCAAGGTAGCATCCAACGATACGTAATGCTAATTTTAACGAGGGAGCTTAGGAACTTGAACTATTAAGTCCAaggtgaaagaagaaaaaaccaATTATCGTATTGCATTAAATCAAAAGTCGAATGGAAAACAGTACAGATGCTTCGAGACATTTGGTTTTTCGAAAGGAGGAGGGACTATGAGTGCAAGTAAAAGGAATGTTGTCTCACAGGTGTACGCCGTAATACTCTTCCGTTACGCCTACTAAAAAGAAAACGCAACTCGAGGCTGAATTCGCACGTGAACTTAAAAATGTGGAGATCGTATAGGAATTGTTGGTACTCGTTTGCGTAACTTCGTCGTGGAATTTGTATGACGTTCCCGGGTTGAAGTGTTAAGGAAGTGGTGCAAGTGGGCAAGAGCGGCAAGGAATTCACCAAAGTAACATGGAGATGCCGTGGAGAAATGCAGTGGCGGACCTGTCGACCTTCCTGTTTGCCGCTGTTTATTTCATTTGGATCGCTGGAAGCGCCTGCGCCACCGGTGAGTTTTCGCGCCCATTTTCATCCCCTTCACCATTTTTTGACTTCCTTTTGCATATATCGTGCACGTTTTCTTTACCCGTacaattttttgtttaaaaCGAACATCTTTTTATTAACTCTGCTATATTCTTTACGTCAATTTGTACGCGATTTTCTATGGTCAAAATAAGTTTCTTAAGTTTAGTTTCTCGTTTCAGTTTTTCTTAAGACATTAGAAgtttttttatttgttgaaacAAGATTGAAATTGAAAGATAAATATTCGATGATTGTAGCAAGGttgaaaaaaaatacgaaatacttttattttctgTTCTACGCTTTGAtgtaagaattattaaatttcttttctctcaAACATAATATCTTATGCATAACTTTACATAGTTGCATGGAACGAAATGATATGCTAACTGCTAATTATTACTATGTATTGCTGTGGGGAATTTATAACTTCATTTACTAAGTGTTAGCAATATGAAGCATATTTTTCAGTTTTCGGATTAAACGTATTTGGAGGTGTCACGATACGAAAATGTACGACGtgattattgaaatttataCTGGTGCAGGATTTTTGGATGATAAATCGTGAACTCTCTCTCGAGGTTGCCGGTAATTGCTGTCGTTATTACGCGTACGAACTGTATTCGCTTTGTCATGAAACTGGCACGAGAACAGGTTACACACTCGCCGTTACAATATTTGTGACAACGATGAACGTTCAACGTGAGTGCGAGACAACAGAGAATCGAACCAAACGGTTCCTGAAACGGGTCAAGCCTAATTCACAGCGATTTAAACATCGGGAACATTGCTGAGTAGAGTAAACAATGATTTCTTGGCATTTGGCCAAATTGCTTTTATCCACGTATCTGCGTATACGTGAATAACAAATGAGCGGATATTTGCCCAAAACAGAGGAAATTCGAAGCTTCTTCGCAATGTGTATCTCGATTTAACATTAATCTTTGGAACTGATAGGTGTCGAATATTTAAACCTAGAAAATcgtaatttaaagaaattcccGAAGTGTGGGCGCGAACCATTGGTGGATGGCGGGCTACTTTTGGATGGGTCGcgttaaatattacaattaGGGATTAATTTACATATTCGTCAGGATAGTATTACTCATACAGAATCATTGGATGAACAATTCAAAACCGATTCAGTTAAAGACCATATGAGGATTATTATTGCTGTCTAGCTTCTCTCAACTTGCACATCTGAATCAAATCAATTTTGAATTGTTTATTAATCAATTCTCGGTTGTAATTACATTTTGCGTAATCTTCGGGTTGATCATAATTATTGTTTCTGAAAGTGGGCTTCGTCCCATAAAAGTTTGAGAGAAGCCctgatttaaataattaaatctagAACAAAAGAGGGtcttttaatataatatgaCTATCTAATATCGAGTGTATTTTGCGTTACAATAAATTCCAATTTAAATTAGGTCTTTGTATTTGCGTGAAATTTCTTACGCCCAAGTGACCTAATACAGTGTGCAGTTTCGCTCGATTATGGAATTAATTGTGCGGTTATATGATTTATTGCGACGGTATCGATGGGTAGCCGTTCCTAGTGGCAGTATAATGCGCTTCATTACGAATGATATCAAGGACAGATTGCACGCGTAACGTCGTTAAGTGGATTCTCGTTAATGGGCCATAAGTTGTTTTATACGGTAGAACAACCGCCAAATGCCGCCGCGGATTTATGCTCTGTTCTTATGAGTGCATGCATTAGCCTAAAAGAATAGTCGCGAGCATTACTTTATACACTACGATAACTCTGCGGAAGAAATTGTCGATTTAAATTTTTAGACGACAATTTTTACATATCTAACGCAATCATAAGTTACATAagttatgaaattaattttttctattttatcgtgttcaatgaaaatattctttttactattactgaaatgaaaatgtattatgaaataatattattccaaGTTAGAACACCGATTATTTTCACGGATTGTACGATAACAAAGTAGCATACTTCCTCTAAAGCATTTTATCCCGAATAAACGCGGAGGCAATACTCGTGCTTACACCGTGCCGGAAATTCGTTTATTAAAACAGTCGAGAAATTGGGGCAGATTTTCCTACGATATGGCGGTGACATTATTTATCGCAATACACGTATGAGGCGAGACCATGGCACGTGCTGTATGTATTCTTTCGGATCGTCAACCAAGAGGTCAACGGTTTAACTTCGTTCACACAATTGGCCGGATTAACGTCGTAATAAATCTCAATTAGGGTAGCTCCTACGCTCCCGTGTATAGGAGGGACGGATTTTCGCGGatttttattttcccttcttcacaTCGCGTTTCAAAGGAACCGACCAAGGATTTCCATGTGAATCGATACAGGTGCCACGATTCCAATTCATGGATGTATATGCACAGTAATCCTAAATtagtttttgaataatttaacaaaaatttaaCCTGATACAAGCTAAATTTCGAAAGAAGATAATCAGAGTGGTGTAAAGATTTGGAGCAGCTTGCATGATGCTCCAGTTGCCTAAATTCGTCCTCTATCTCTTCTTATCAACGGCGTGGTATATCAAAGGCTGGTGTTgtttaaagaaaatttaatcaatGATTGACTGTCTTCGTTATACGAAGCTACGCCTGCGTCGGTCAGACATAAAATGAAAAGTCTGGAACGAAGATGGTAACATTCCTTCAGACTCACTTTTAGTTTTTCGAcatctaaattatttaataatattcaaaaGACTAATTGCTATATTTGCTACTGCATGAAATTTATATACTTTATACATTCTCATAAATACTCGCGGTCTAACAATGAGCAACCTATGAAAGAATATGGGATCACGTGCATCGGTGTTAGCTACATATGTAATCAAGGTGGTATACGGATGCACGCTCTTTAATACTAATTATCGATGGTAGAGTAGTACGTACACGCGAGCCGAATGTGCAGCTCACTCAGATATGCTTCTTCATTACTCACTGGTGGATAATAATAGATTACTTTCTGACTGAATCTAAAAGAATGCAGGAGAAAAATGCGCAAACTATTTAAAGACAATGGAAAAAcgcgtttttcttatttttacgtCTTATTCTGGTAACTGGAATTGAGTACTTTAACTCTTTCAAGACGAATTTTTCTTTTGACaatgaatgtaataatgtaATGAGCTATAATACACTGTATGGTATGGTTGGTAACTACATACGCACTTAGTGAAGTGAATATGTTAGGCGAGTTAGCATAGCCATTTATTAAACGCTCAAACTGGTGTCATAGTACTCTAAACATTTACAAATTCTTTTATCTATGTTGTTTAAAACGTTCAGTGCTATCGTAGGTTAATCATACGTAGCGGTCTATTATACaccatattttcttttattccatACATATTTACTTAACAATATAAAGTATGAAATCGTTAAGCTCTTAAAAAgttaacaatttatttatattatatattattaattaatttgtttagCGGTTTATTTTagtatataaaacaaaataagcccgtatataatttattataacactcaagatgtaattaataataattagaataCAGCCTGTGTATAACTTATTCAGATATATAGGAATAAAATCATAACATATAGGGCAGAATTTATTTCCAATAGAAATGAAACGACGTGTAAAAAAAGAAGGtttcaaaacaaaaaaattattattgcatgtatATTCAAGAGATTATCAATCCGAGTAATGATCGTCTTTCTTAGTGCTTAATATATCTGAGTGCAAAAGCAGCGTCCATTACCATGCCTAATAATTTCTGGAAGAGCAAAGAACTATTCTTGCGACCCTTCATCGTTTTCATTTTAACACCACCTCGACACGATGGAACAACGGGCAATGGCTCCGATTAAAAAGCAGAGAGAACGCATACATACGAGTGTATAGCTTCACAGTTAAATGTTCTACTGTAGAAACACTGTGTGAAATTCGTATATATTTCGTATACGCGTCGCAAGGAAAACGAGTGTTCTCGTGTTTCCAGGTCGACGGTCGACATGATGCAGTCGAGTAAAGAGTATATGAGTGCATTCTGGTGTAAAGGTAAATTGGCGAACGATTCGTAGGGAAAAGAACACACGGCAACCAAGCCGAGGTCTCGCGTTTAAAAACGCTACCGGTAGTGTGTTGAACAATCCTTAAATACGGTGAAAGAGAAAAAGTACGAATTATCAGAATGTATTTCTACCTTTTCCAAGCTTTTAAAAGGCTTCGTAATGTTGTTGTTTCGAGGAAAGTATGCTGATTTTTTCGACAAGTGTATCCCATTTCCTAATAGAACGGTTCTTCGAGAATTTTTTCCAGGTGGAATTGATTTTGCAGGCTTGAGGACCAATTATGGCGTAAAAGGATAAAAAGTTTTGAGATCTTTTTAATACAACAGAGTTCCATTTCTTTGAACCTATCGATGAAACGCGGagatatgtaaatcaaccataATTTTCTTATATTCTCCTCAAAATTAGTAACAGAATAAAGCAATCgctatattaaaatttcattacagCGATTTTAATATCATACTATTTATCAGAAATTCTACAACACAGAGATCAAGCATTAGCTAATACCCATTTTACCATAAAATTCGCATAATAACAACGACTTCCTTgtaattttcttgaaattagGAAGTTTTTTTAACGGAAGGGAGCACGATTGCTTCGAAAATGAAGCAAGGGTTATAACAAAAAACTTCGTCTGTGTTGCGACAGTAATTACCATTTTCACGCGGCCCTGCCGCGTGCTCCAACTTTGCGAAGATATCAAACGATCTACATACTTCGCTCTGAAAACGTTCGTTTCGCGATCCCACCGCCGCGTTGGTAATGACTTCCTGCTTTCGCAATGCAAACGATCCGCCCGCGATCAACGATACGAAAGCGAAGTTATACGACATCACCCCCAATGTGGAGAGTAACGGTTGGACgatcattaaattattattattatggacGGGGAAAGAGTGAAAGAGACAGAGGAAGGGGTGATTACAGGTAATATGGCGGAGTATCGGATTCGGTGGATCGGCAGGAAGAGAAGATTTCTCGTGTTTCCAGTTCGTTGTGGTCGCCACGATACTGGATGGTCCAGAGCTATGGTCCATCGGAGAAACATTTCTAATTTGCTGCCTGCTGCGGTCCTTGAATTTTTCAAGCCTCAGTTTCATTTTAGTGTCAAATTGTTTTGTGCAATGTATTTCGCGTTGAATAAATTGAGACAATTTTCTGTTTAGTAACAAGAATGCTAAAAaatttaagtatttaaaatagTAGGAAATTCAAGCATACAAATTAAACAGTTAAATATTATTTGACGAATTCTATTAGCTTTCCAAGTACATAAATTTTGAAATGTCTTGTGCTATAGGTAAAAGACCATACGTTCGGTAACCTGTGCCGTGTAAAAGGTAAGCGTTTGGTGGTATGAGTAGCATATAATGCCAAGAAAGGTATCTATCACTGGCGTCAGCTTAAACCGTAGTACAATAGAGGACAAGGGTCTTTACCTGGTCCTCGAGCACCAGCTCTTCCCTTCGTGTATTGGCCTCTGTACCACTCTACCATTTTCTACAGCGTCCTATTCACCTTCACCAGGTATCTGCCCTTTTTTCCTGGCAAGGTATCGGCCAGCGATGGCTACGAACGAATTTTAAAATCATCTAGACTGACCTGTCTTTGTCGTGCCCAAAAAGcaaactaccgaagcgtcctgttttgcgaccaagtttttcaggacagaaaacgaaataaaaaaaaaaaagctccgctccccagaggTTTAAACCCAAAAACTGCatcatacaacaaaaaatgtaaagcgccgacacataatacagcatggctacgtcgtaccgccgcgtatcggtacctttgcttaacataccattacaaaaattcatgtttaaTGTACTTAATTCATGTGAATAATGTacttaaaatctgtattttctggaTTCAATAAACTCCTTTGTAAAAAAAAGTCTTTGTCGTGTGTACGTTAGTTCAATTATTAATTCTGTGACAAGAGAAGATTCTTTGTCAAACACTTTATGAAATATGCCCTcgttctttcattttaaaatttcatgaaattcaataatttacaattaaaagATATCGCGAAGAATAAGATCTATCAATTTTCATTCTCCAATTGACCACTCGTACGAATAGACAGAGAGAGGCTACGTTTTATAATAGATAAATTGCCGTTATGTATCTACTTAGATTATTTGTTATTCGACAATTGCTCCCTTTAGTCTCGTGTCTTTCGTTGTGCTAACTGCTATCCtattgtcacgtaaacttaagggttggttgatgaaaCAAGAAgattgagt encodes the following:
- the LOC117165894 gene encoding small ribosomal subunit protein uS8A, with translation MVRMNVLSDALKSINNAEKRGKRQVLLRPCSKVIIKFLTVMMRKGYIGEFEIVDDHRSGKVVVNLSGRLNKCGVISPRFDVPINDIEKWTNNLLPSRQFGYVVLTTSGGIMDHEEARRKHLGGKILGFFF